A single Kryptolebias marmoratus isolate JLee-2015 linkage group LG7, ASM164957v2, whole genome shotgun sequence DNA region contains:
- the LOC108249517 gene encoding uncharacterized protein LOC108249517 isoform X3, translating to MEKPGEDHPPETSHGSTQGEPENRSAPSATKEKERSSEEGDSPMDTSGPIYLDLTLVLVGDLSSVETGAKNLLLDPDEQTNFSSKLYDLCGQRISVVNLLGQQSTEKLPLIQKINAFLLLISNGFHVSHYDSGVQWLEKTFGTQSLAHLMTVVTYNLGENCEGILEDLKAFASFDEKRFHTCTKSMTEAGEIADLLRKINNMVSVNSPRCYTGLMQENKTGKILLPFTA from the exons ATGGAAAAACCTGGTGAAGACCACCCCCCAGAAACGAGCCATGGCAGCACGCAGGGAGAGCCTGAAAACAGATCGGCTCCATCTGCAACCAAAGAGAAAG aaaggtCTTCTGAGGAGGGGGACTCACCAATGGACACAAGTGGACCAA tttaCCTTGACCTTACACTTGTGTTAGTTGGAGATTTGAGTTCTGTTGAGACCGGAGCAAAAAACCTTCTACTTGACCCTGATgagcaaacaaacttttcatCCAAACTATATGATCTGTGTGGTCAGCGCATCTCCGTTGTCAACTTACTTGGCCAACAAAGCACTGAAAAACTCCCTTTAATTCAGAAAATTAATGCCTTTCTCTTGCTGATCTCAAATGGCTTTCATGTCAGTCATTATGATTCAGGAGTGCAGTGGTTAGAAAAAACATTTGGGACACAATCACTGGCTCATTTAATGACCGTTGTGACCTATAATTTAGGTGAAAACTGTGAAGGTATACTAGAAGACCTGAAAGCTTTTGCCAGTTTTGATGAAAAAAGATTCCACACATGTACAAAGAGTATGACAGAGGCAGGGGAGATAGCAGATCtactgagaaaaataaacaacatggTCTCTGTAAATAGTCCACGCTGCTACACTGGACtgatgcaggaaaataaaacggGTAAGATTTTATTACCTTTTACTGCttaa